In a genomic window of Roseiflexus castenholzii DSM 13941:
- a CDS encoding adenylosuccinate synthase has translation MPVVAVIGAQWGDEGKGHIVDMLAERARLVIRYGGGNNAGHTVVNRHGTFKLHIVPSGVFDPAIVNIVGSGVVVDPAVLLEEIANLEARGISTAKLFVSDRAHVIMPYHILQDKFDESLRGEAKIGTTGRGIGPAYADKMMRIGIRMGDLLHEETLLQRLRLALEIKNKMLTTWYGAQPLSLHETFLKYLEYGSKLERHVTDVYPIIQRALDRDLPVLLEGAQGVLLDIDHGSYPYVTSSPPGAAGACQGSGIPPARLSSVIGVCKAYTTRVGEGPFPTEIEDETATTLRQLGTPWAEVGTTTGRLRRVGWFDAVMARYAVRVNGIDTLAITKLDVLDTLPRIKVCVGYRRHDTELDYPPANPFILGQVEPIYEDLPGWQTSTAGVRTFDQLPAEARAYVARLCELVGARLGMVSVGPGHDQIIEVHRII, from the coding sequence ATGCCGGTCGTCGCAGTAATTGGCGCCCAATGGGGCGACGAAGGCAAGGGGCATATTGTTGACATGCTCGCCGAGCGCGCGCGGCTTGTCATTCGTTACGGCGGCGGCAACAACGCCGGTCATACCGTCGTCAATCGCCATGGGACCTTCAAACTTCATATCGTGCCGTCGGGTGTCTTCGACCCGGCGATTGTCAACATTGTTGGCAGCGGCGTCGTCGTAGATCCCGCCGTCCTGCTGGAAGAGATCGCCAATCTCGAAGCGCGCGGCATCTCGACTGCCAAACTCTTCGTCAGTGATCGCGCCCATGTGATCATGCCGTATCACATTCTCCAGGATAAGTTCGACGAATCGCTGCGTGGCGAGGCGAAAATCGGCACAACCGGACGCGGGATTGGTCCGGCGTATGCCGACAAAATGATGCGCATCGGTATTCGCATGGGCGATCTGTTGCACGAAGAAACGCTGCTCCAGCGTCTACGCCTGGCGCTCGAGATCAAGAACAAAATGCTGACGACATGGTACGGCGCGCAACCCCTTTCGCTCCACGAGACGTTCCTGAAGTATCTGGAGTATGGGAGTAAACTGGAACGTCACGTCACCGATGTCTATCCGATCATTCAGCGTGCGCTCGACCGCGATCTGCCGGTGCTGCTCGAAGGCGCTCAGGGCGTCCTGCTCGACATCGATCACGGCTCCTACCCGTATGTCACATCATCGCCGCCTGGCGCGGCAGGCGCCTGCCAGGGCAGCGGCATTCCGCCTGCCCGCCTGTCGTCGGTCATTGGCGTCTGCAAAGCTTATACCACCCGTGTGGGAGAAGGACCATTCCCCACCGAGATCGAGGACGAGACGGCAACAACATTGCGTCAACTGGGAACGCCGTGGGCGGAAGTCGGCACCACTACCGGTCGTCTCCGACGGGTCGGCTGGTTCGATGCCGTCATGGCGCGCTACGCGGTGCGAGTCAATGGCATCGACACGCTGGCGATCACCAAGCTCGACGTGCTCGATACCCTGCCGCGCATCAAAGTGTGCGTTGGCTACCGGCGCCACGACACCGAACTCGACTACCCGCCGGCAAACCCATTCATTTTGGGGCAGGTTGAACCGATCTATGAGGATCTTCCCGGATGGCAGACGTCCACCGCAGGGGTGCGCACATTCGATCAACTTCCCGCTGAAGCGCGCGCATATGTTGCACGTCTCTGTGAACTGGTCGGCGCGCGCCTGGGGATGGTGTCGGTAGGACCAGGGCACGATCAGATTATCGAGGTTCACCGGATTATCTGA
- the gmhB gene encoding D-glycero-beta-D-manno-heptose 1,7-bisphosphate 7-phosphatase: MQTVFLDRDGVINENRVDHVKSWQEFVFLPGALAALRWLNLAGFRVFVVTNQAIIGRGIVPASVVEDIHTRMQVQVALHGGQIHDIRYCPHDDHAKCDCRKPRPGMLRDLARRWNVDLAHAYLVGDAWSDIAAGHAIGIRSILVRTGRGAQQLARPETQQHPPDHVANDLLGAVAWIMHQEEVALTRRGVAQSLYERSVGAPFFSVR; this comes from the coding sequence ATGCAAACAGTCTTCCTGGATCGCGATGGTGTCATCAACGAAAATCGTGTCGATCATGTCAAGTCGTGGCAGGAGTTTGTGTTTTTGCCGGGTGCGCTGGCGGCATTGCGCTGGCTCAACCTTGCCGGTTTTCGCGTCTTTGTGGTGACCAATCAGGCGATTATCGGGCGTGGCATCGTTCCGGCGAGCGTGGTCGAAGATATTCACACCCGCATGCAGGTGCAGGTCGCCCTGCATGGAGGGCAGATCCACGACATCCGCTACTGCCCGCACGACGATCACGCGAAGTGCGATTGTCGCAAGCCGCGCCCCGGCATGTTGCGCGATCTGGCGCGTCGGTGGAACGTCGATCTCGCGCATGCCTACCTGGTTGGTGATGCATGGAGCGATATTGCCGCCGGGCATGCGATAGGAATACGTAGTATACTGGTGCGTACAGGACGAGGTGCGCAGCAACTCGCGCGCCCTGAAACACAGCAGCATCCGCCGGATCACGTTGCGAACGACTTGCTGGGAGCGGTTGCGTGGATCATGCACCAGGAAGAAGTCGCGCTGACGCGCCGAGGGGTGGCGCAATCGCTGTACGAGCGTTCTGTCGGAGCGCCGTTCTTTTCGGTTCGATAG
- a CDS encoding GHMP family kinase ATP-binding protein — translation MLIARSPVRISFGGGGTDLAAYYERFGGMVVSASINKYIYGIVTKNFDTTFQVISADYRGSILQVPVDGRVVSSSLEMRMGQVIYEHFNLRVPLNIFIASEVPPGTGLGSSSAVSVTLCNICSTLAGEAMNKRQLAETAYEIETKRLEAPIGKQDQYAAAFGGLNCFEFSAEGVRVTPLAMSVGNIRALERRLMLFYTGATRQAREILSEQRERSEQRSGRTVEALHRIKELGWQIKAALETGRFDDFGAMLDESWRHKKQLASGISNSAIDDAYAAALAAGAGGGKITGAGGGGFLMIYCREERQEAVHAALERLGLIQVRFAFEFEGSRILLHTNLLNSPYNWNE, via the coding sequence ATGCTTATTGCGCGCTCTCCGGTGCGGATCAGTTTTGGCGGCGGCGGAACCGATCTTGCGGCGTACTACGAGCGTTTTGGCGGCATGGTTGTCAGCGCTTCGATCAATAAGTACATCTACGGCATCGTCACCAAAAACTTCGATACCACTTTTCAGGTCATTTCGGCGGATTATCGCGGCAGTATTCTCCAGGTGCCGGTCGATGGTCGGGTCGTCAGCAGCAGTCTCGAAATGCGCATGGGGCAGGTGATCTACGAACACTTCAACCTGCGCGTTCCGCTGAATATTTTCATTGCATCGGAAGTGCCGCCGGGGACAGGGTTGGGGTCATCGAGCGCCGTATCGGTCACGCTCTGCAACATTTGCAGCACGCTGGCGGGTGAAGCAATGAACAAACGCCAGTTGGCCGAAACGGCATACGAAATCGAAACGAAACGTCTCGAAGCCCCTATTGGCAAGCAGGATCAATACGCAGCCGCTTTCGGCGGTCTCAACTGCTTCGAGTTCAGCGCCGAGGGAGTGCGGGTCACGCCGCTCGCCATGAGCGTCGGCAACATTCGCGCACTCGAACGGCGCCTGATGCTGTTTTACACCGGCGCCACCCGGCAGGCGCGCGAGATTCTCAGCGAGCAGCGCGAGCGCAGCGAGCAGCGCAGCGGCAGGACGGTCGAAGCGTTGCATCGCATCAAGGAACTCGGATGGCAGATCAAGGCGGCGCTCGAAACGGGGCGTTTCGATGATTTTGGCGCCATGCTCGACGAAAGCTGGCGCCACAAGAAGCAACTCGCCAGCGGTATCTCCAACAGCGCCATTGATGACGCATATGCGGCTGCGCTGGCGGCGGGCGCCGGCGGCGGCAAAATCACCGGCGCCGGCGGTGGCGGCTTTTTGATGATCTACTGCCGTGAAGAGCGCCAGGAGGCGGTGCATGCTGCGCTCGAACGTCTGGGATTGATCCAGGTGCGGTTCGCCTTCGAATTCGAGGGTTCGCGCATTCTGCTGCACACGAACCTGCTCAACTCACCCTACAACTGGAACGAATAG
- a CDS encoding ParA family protein has translation MARVVAVANLKGGIGKTTTVVNVGAGLALKGARVLLVDTDAQGNLAMALGVHPRRTLYDVLVDGAPVERCIIEARSGLDLLPADATLLGAQPIIARRPDWSRVLSQALQPVAGAYDFVLIDSAGSLTPLNVNALVCAHDVIAPTTVEHFSVKSLELLMAQIGRIKGGAGHVRMIIPTMYDPRVRQSGELLAMLHARYGDRVTPPVRVNVRLSEAPALGKTIYEYDPRSRGAIDYAMLVEHISRAFGFAVRPQPPAQADPAPVPQPAAAPYRSVPTANPEVCPHCGRALQHTSLAGYRISYCAQCRYKKQELVRDRQ, from the coding sequence GTGGCGCGGGTCGTTGCGGTGGCGAATCTCAAAGGCGGCATCGGCAAGACGACGACGGTCGTCAATGTGGGCGCGGGTCTGGCGCTCAAGGGGGCGCGTGTTCTGCTGGTCGATACCGATGCCCAGGGAAACCTGGCGATGGCGCTGGGCGTTCATCCCCGCCGAACGCTCTATGATGTCCTGGTCGATGGCGCGCCGGTCGAACGCTGCATCATCGAAGCGCGTTCCGGTCTCGATCTTCTGCCGGCGGATGCCACCCTGCTCGGCGCCCAACCGATCATTGCACGCCGTCCCGATTGGAGCCGGGTGTTGTCACAGGCGCTCCAACCGGTCGCCGGAGCATACGATTTCGTCTTGATCGACTCGGCAGGCTCGCTGACGCCGCTCAATGTCAACGCCCTGGTGTGCGCCCACGATGTGATTGCCCCTACGACCGTCGAGCACTTTTCGGTGAAGAGCCTGGAGTTGCTCATGGCACAGATCGGACGTATTAAGGGCGGCGCCGGTCATGTGCGCATGATCATCCCGACTATGTACGATCCGCGGGTGCGGCAGTCTGGCGAATTGCTCGCTATGCTCCACGCTCGCTATGGCGACCGGGTGACGCCGCCGGTACGCGTCAATGTGCGGCTCTCCGAAGCGCCTGCGCTCGGAAAGACGATCTATGAGTACGATCCGCGATCCCGCGGTGCTATCGACTATGCGATGCTGGTCGAACATATCAGCCGGGCGTTCGGCTTCGCCGTGCGCCCGCAACCGCCAGCGCAGGCGGATCCCGCGCCCGTGCCACAACCCGCTGCTGCGCCATACCGTTCAGTTCCGACTGCCAATCCGGAAGTCTGCCCGCACTGTGGGCGGGCGCTGCAACACACGAGTCTGGCGGGCTACCGGATCAGTTACTGCGCCCAGTGCCGCTACAAAAAGCAGGAGTTGGTCAGGGATAGGCAATAG
- a CDS encoding ester cyclase translates to MRIETNRAIARYVAEAVWNQGRLDVIDEVFAPGFVNHDPSAHQVRNAKALKRWIERLRIAFPDMHMTIEDLIAEHDRVVVRWKWTGTHTGFYGSIPPSYNAVTLHGVTIERFVEGKIAEAWWSYDGSAMMLQIGAFPVAMEAGR, encoded by the coding sequence ATGCGTATCGAGACAAATCGCGCAATCGCGCGCTATGTCGCCGAAGCCGTGTGGAACCAGGGTCGGCTCGATGTTATCGACGAGGTGTTTGCTCCCGGATTTGTCAATCACGATCCGTCTGCGCACCAGGTGCGCAACGCCAAGGCGCTCAAACGCTGGATAGAGCGTCTGCGCATCGCATTCCCGGACATGCACATGACAATCGAAGACCTGATCGCCGAACACGACCGCGTGGTGGTGCGCTGGAAATGGACAGGAACGCACACAGGTTTCTACGGATCGATTCCGCCAAGTTACAATGCCGTCACGCTCCACGGAGTAACGATTGAGCGGTTTGTGGAGGGCAAGATCGCGGAAGCATGGTGGAGCTACGATGGTTCAGCGATGATGCTCCAGATCGGGGCGTTTCCTGTAGCGATGGAAGCAGGACGCTAA
- a CDS encoding glycosyltransferase 87 family protein, translating into MIWSNLKPPVSAFSETALLCETSCVRDVPRFTWFSLLIIALAALLVAMGATVVAAPPLCDIGAGEDVGCARGFETREGDGYGSFRWTDGHAGVTLAAAGYGGLYIVDVVMAAPRPPYAPSPSVTLLIAGVSVEVAPADATRRYRFLHPPGFPSGDAIRLTIQSDTWKPADDRRNLGVLVYLARARPLGAPALPSVQHTLALLAIGLAAVRVGRRVAHPARQTAISLTMIGVCGALWGWLPTQIAPFLPIYALLLGSAALLFARAERRAPPQQPVTWREPAWLAALGGVALDALVVAGIARGAWVVPVIGAQAALVVWGTWSAVGRLWSLTDLLRIALAVRLLALASRLLSGEIGSDPDVELFYNYGRATLELGLPIVEYPSGALIPWALLALPGSRELFALALPLVNTAADLVIVWAIWQIGAQRRATEAGDNAAAPACFYALSPLLLPFWHGKYDALPTALLALGLVAFAHRRMGWSGGALGIGGALKWTPWLAAFALALGLERARSRHPFALLAFAAGGFIAVAATSIPFALIDWRRFLAPYTLQGGRAITGESLWFLALLISTPEHRLRLPAPWGAVETGQWFLGVAVAVQGAMLAGLMLSALRSPLPAWRLIALAALMPAAFLLLNRVFSPQYMVTITVAALIASAAVGAPPHAIRRIILLLAIAQAANLLVWPNTVSWWTLASAIMFVTTLSALGLLVLMAHDAPSLASCFHRYRKRPDLEHHR; encoded by the coding sequence ATGATCTGGTCGAACTTGAAGCCGCCGGTCTCGGCGTTCTCCGAAACCGCATTGTTGTGCGAGACTTCCTGCGTGCGTGACGTACCGCGCTTCACCTGGTTCTCTCTCCTCATAATCGCCCTGGCAGCGCTGCTGGTTGCTATGGGTGCGACTGTTGTCGCCGCTCCGCCACTCTGCGACATTGGCGCTGGCGAGGATGTCGGTTGCGCCCGCGGTTTCGAGACGCGCGAAGGCGATGGGTATGGGTCGTTTCGCTGGACGGATGGGCACGCCGGTGTGACGCTTGCCGCTGCCGGGTATGGTGGTCTGTACATCGTTGATGTGGTCATGGCGGCGCCCCGTCCACCCTATGCGCCGTCACCGTCTGTCACACTCTTGATCGCCGGCGTGTCGGTTGAGGTCGCGCCAGCAGATGCGACCCGGCGCTACCGCTTTCTGCATCCGCCCGGTTTTCCATCCGGGGATGCCATTCGCCTGACGATCCAGAGCGATACCTGGAAGCCCGCCGACGATCGCCGCAATCTTGGCGTTCTTGTGTATCTGGCGCGCGCCAGGCCGCTGGGTGCACCGGCGCTGCCGTCGGTGCAGCATACTCTGGCGCTGCTGGCGATTGGTCTTGCGGCTGTGCGTGTCGGGCGTCGTGTGGCGCACCCTGCAAGACAAACCGCCATCTCGCTGACAATGATTGGGGTGTGTGGCGCGCTCTGGGGCTGGCTGCCGACGCAAATCGCGCCATTCCTGCCGATCTACGCGCTTTTGCTGGGGAGCGCAGCGCTGCTGTTCGCTCGCGCAGAACGTCGCGCGCCGCCACAACAACCAGTAACCTGGCGAGAACCTGCGTGGCTGGCGGCGCTCGGCGGGGTGGCGCTCGATGCACTCGTTGTCGCAGGCATTGCGCGTGGGGCGTGGGTTGTGCCGGTCATCGGAGCGCAGGCGGCGCTCGTCGTGTGGGGAACATGGAGTGCTGTCGGACGCCTCTGGTCGCTCACCGATCTGCTGAGAATCGCGCTGGCGGTTCGCCTGCTGGCGTTGGCCTCACGATTGCTCAGCGGCGAGATCGGCAGTGACCCAGATGTTGAACTCTTCTACAACTACGGGCGCGCCACGCTGGAACTCGGTCTGCCCATTGTCGAGTATCCGTCTGGCGCTCTGATACCCTGGGCATTGCTGGCGCTGCCTGGCAGCCGCGAACTCTTCGCGCTGGCATTGCCGCTCGTTAACACCGCCGCCGATCTGGTCATCGTCTGGGCAATCTGGCAGATCGGTGCGCAGCGCCGTGCAACGGAAGCAGGTGACAATGCTGCGGCGCCGGCGTGCTTCTATGCACTGTCGCCGCTTTTGCTCCCCTTTTGGCACGGCAAGTACGACGCGCTGCCAACGGCGTTGCTGGCGCTTGGGTTGGTGGCATTCGCGCATCGACGCATGGGTTGGAGCGGTGGAGCGCTTGGCATCGGCGGTGCGTTGAAATGGACCCCCTGGCTGGCGGCGTTCGCGCTGGCGCTTGGACTGGAGCGGGCGCGTTCCCGCCATCCGTTTGCGCTGTTGGCGTTTGCGGCTGGCGGATTCATTGCAGTGGCAGCAACATCGATCCCATTTGCGCTGATCGACTGGCGCCGCTTTCTGGCGCCGTACACGCTCCAGGGTGGGCGCGCCATCACCGGTGAAAGCCTCTGGTTCCTGGCGCTCCTGATCAGTACGCCGGAGCACCGGTTGCGCCTGCCGGCGCCGTGGGGTGCAGTCGAGACCGGACAATGGTTCCTGGGAGTCGCTGTTGCCGTTCAAGGAGCGATGCTGGCAGGCTTAATGCTCAGCGCACTCCGATCACCGTTACCGGCGTGGCGTCTCATCGCGCTGGCGGCGTTAATGCCAGCCGCTTTCCTGCTGCTCAACCGGGTCTTTAGTCCACAGTACATGGTCACAATAACCGTAGCGGCGCTGATCGCCAGCGCCGCCGTTGGTGCTCCTCCACATGCTATCCGAAGGATTATTCTGTTGTTGGCCATTGCTCAGGCTGCCAATCTCCTGGTCTGGCCCAACACCGTTTCCTGGTGGACCCTGGCGTCGGCAATCATGTTCGTGACCACCCTGAGCGCGCTGGGGTTGCTCGTTCTGATGGCGCACGACGCGCCATCGTTAGCGTCCTGCTTCCATCGCTACAGGAAACGCCCCGATCTGGAGCATCATCGCTGA
- a CDS encoding glucosidase family protein, translated as MKHLLPLLIVLLATSCSVPQQSPVETPQSSPAPIATVLPTADVFADYWGRSGGEAALGRAIGAPILLDGAPTQVYQRGMIALLPEGPSARPLPPGWADGPPSDLARLPVSSWRAMLMAPSGATPLTPLRVQVSVAGYTGRAALHLYDGRARLIGRWDVVVANGVGGVEVAPGGALGVHSALLIIDGAIAGGASRLYTLDAETTLVTGQERFDALYPMIRGFMEQCVLEYALDGVPVRGYRSPDNPLLWLRDHTYQARGFRYFETDVTSMIDAFRRAQRPDGSFPDFLAHPELGVMRSLRKEVEADVEYLFIQAVYEAWQMTGDDAWLRTNLDAMRRAARYATSDPLRWDTEQGLIKRPYTIDTWDFSYGPTTTDPTTGKPAPRHWIDDQTIWGIFHGDNTGLAYALELLARIEERVGDPTRAQQWRTEANGIMDRLNALSWNGRFFTHFVPLAPFDTPGVDEAAQLSLSNAYALNRGVLRHNQGRAIVDEYFRRGLQRGATFAEWYSIDPPFPEGSFGLAGRPGERPGEYVNGGLMPLVGGELARGAFRYGAERYAFEILHRYYFLISSTGATYLWYYPAGNPGISGADTLPTDGWGASAMLGALMEGAAGIEDRAALYRDVVLSPRWIFTRDVDGVQAIARYAASDGYVAYRWRRMSGGVELQATGSGERMRVRIPLPEGVTAPTSVLLNGAPQDYTIEDASGSRYVVFDMTAPFGTVQAIWAP; from the coding sequence GTGAAACATCTTCTTCCGCTCCTCATCGTTCTACTCGCCACCTCCTGTTCCGTGCCGCAGCAATCGCCTGTTGAGACGCCACAGTCGTCACCTGCGCCGATTGCAACCGTTCTGCCGACCGCCGATGTGTTTGCCGATTACTGGGGGCGCTCCGGCGGCGAGGCAGCCCTGGGAAGAGCGATTGGTGCGCCAATCCTGCTCGACGGGGCGCCGACGCAGGTCTATCAGCGCGGTATGATAGCGCTGCTTCCAGAAGGTCCGTCTGCACGTCCATTGCCGCCGGGATGGGCGGATGGTCCGCCGTCCGATCTTGCGCGCCTGCCCGTCTCGTCGTGGCGCGCTATGCTGATGGCGCCGTCGGGCGCGACGCCGCTGACGCCGCTTCGCGTTCAGGTGTCTGTTGCAGGCTACACCGGGCGCGCAGCACTGCACCTCTATGATGGGCGCGCGCGCCTGATCGGGCGTTGGGATGTTGTCGTGGCGAATGGCGTGGGGGGTGTGGAGGTGGCGCCAGGAGGCGCGCTCGGCGTCCACAGCGCTCTGCTGATCATCGACGGCGCAATTGCCGGCGGTGCAAGCCGTCTGTACACCCTCGACGCCGAGACCACGCTGGTGACCGGTCAGGAACGCTTCGATGCGCTCTATCCGATGATCCGTGGCTTTATGGAGCAGTGCGTGCTGGAATACGCTCTCGATGGCGTTCCGGTGCGCGGGTATCGCTCACCCGACAATCCACTGCTCTGGTTGCGCGATCATACCTATCAGGCGCGTGGGTTTCGCTATTTCGAGACCGACGTCACCAGCATGATCGACGCCTTCCGCCGAGCGCAACGTCCCGATGGCAGTTTTCCCGATTTTCTGGCGCACCCTGAGTTGGGAGTTATGCGTTCTCTGCGCAAGGAGGTCGAGGCGGATGTCGAGTATCTGTTCATTCAGGCGGTCTACGAAGCCTGGCAAATGACCGGCGACGATGCCTGGCTGCGCACCAATCTCGATGCCATGCGGCGCGCCGCGCGTTACGCCACCAGTGATCCGTTGCGCTGGGATACAGAACAAGGTCTCATCAAACGCCCCTACACGATCGATACCTGGGATTTCTCCTACGGTCCCACGACAACCGATCCGACGACGGGGAAACCGGCGCCGCGTCACTGGATTGATGACCAGACGATCTGGGGCATTTTCCACGGCGACAACACCGGGCTGGCGTATGCTCTCGAGTTGCTGGCGCGCATCGAGGAGCGGGTTGGCGACCCAACACGCGCGCAGCAGTGGCGCACCGAGGCGAACGGGATCATGGACCGACTGAATGCGTTGAGCTGGAATGGACGCTTCTTCACCCATTTCGTGCCGCTGGCGCCGTTCGATACGCCGGGTGTCGATGAAGCGGCGCAACTCAGCCTGTCGAACGCCTATGCGCTCAATCGCGGCGTGTTGCGCCACAATCAGGGGCGCGCTATCGTCGATGAATATTTCCGGCGCGGATTGCAGCGCGGCGCGACATTCGCCGAGTGGTACAGCATCGATCCGCCATTTCCAGAAGGGAGTTTCGGGCTTGCCGGTCGTCCCGGCGAGCGTCCTGGCGAATATGTTAATGGCGGGTTAATGCCGCTCGTCGGCGGCGAACTGGCGCGGGGCGCATTCCGGTATGGCGCCGAACGCTACGCCTTTGAGATCCTGCACCGGTACTATTTTCTGATCAGCAGCACTGGCGCGACCTATCTCTGGTACTATCCGGCGGGTAATCCGGGGATTTCCGGCGCAGACACGCTGCCGACCGACGGATGGGGCGCATCGGCGATGCTCGGCGCGCTGATGGAAGGCGCAGCGGGCATCGAAGATCGCGCGGCGCTGTACCGCGATGTCGTCCTCAGCCCGCGCTGGATCTTCACCCGCGATGTGGATGGCGTGCAGGCGATTGCGCGCTATGCCGCCTCGGACGGCTATGTCGCCTACCGTTGGCGGCGGATGAGCGGCGGCGTCGAACTTCAGGCGACTGGATCAGGAGAGCGTATGCGCGTGCGCATCCCCTTGCCGGAAGGCGTGACTGCACCGACCAGTGTGTTGCTGAACGGAGCGCCGCAGGACTACACCATCGAAGACGCAAGCGGCAGTCGGTATGTCGTGTTTGATATGACTGCGCCATTTGGGACGGTGCAGGCGATCTGGGCGCCATAG
- a CDS encoding TerC family protein, producing MDIAAVTIIIQLIFLEGILSIDNAAVLGAMVAHLPNDRPITWTPVLRFLTAWSQRVLGYQREAALKVGLLGAYVGRGLMLALASVIIHVPWLRAIGAAYLVYLAFHHFAELYHAHRAEAGHDPIPRARGGFWSTVLAIELADLAFSIDNVIAAVALSDAFWVVMTGVAIGILVMRFAATIFTRMIAWEPALQTGAFLLLLAIGAELLAEEMWHVHIEEMTQFVISASILILTVVVARTPLRVPVALAARPLIWLSAMIQLRIEATTAAMTGSFRRKEQPTE from the coding sequence ATGGATATCGCAGCCGTTACGATTATTATCCAATTGATCTTTCTTGAAGGCATTCTGTCAATCGACAACGCTGCCGTCCTGGGGGCAATGGTCGCACACCTGCCGAATGATCGCCCTATTACCTGGACCCCTGTGCTGCGCTTTCTGACGGCATGGTCGCAACGGGTTCTGGGGTATCAACGCGAAGCGGCGCTCAAAGTTGGCTTGCTCGGCGCGTATGTCGGGCGCGGGTTGATGCTGGCGTTAGCAAGTGTCATTATCCACGTGCCCTGGCTGCGCGCGATTGGCGCGGCGTATCTGGTGTACCTGGCATTCCATCATTTCGCCGAACTGTACCACGCTCATCGCGCCGAAGCCGGGCACGACCCAATCCCACGCGCACGCGGCGGGTTCTGGTCCACCGTGCTGGCAATTGAACTTGCCGACCTGGCGTTCAGTATCGACAACGTGATTGCAGCCGTGGCGCTGTCGGATGCATTCTGGGTTGTGATGACCGGCGTGGCGATAGGTATTCTCGTGATGCGCTTCGCCGCTACCATTTTCACCCGCATGATCGCCTGGGAACCGGCGTTGCAGACCGGCGCGTTTCTGCTCCTGCTGGCGATTGGCGCCGAACTGCTGGCGGAGGAGATGTGGCATGTGCATATCGAAGAAATGACCCAATTTGTCATCTCTGCCAGCATTCTGATCCTGACGGTGGTTGTGGCGCGCACGCCGTTGCGGGTTCCTGTCGCGCTGGCGGCGCGTCCGCTGATCTGGCTCTCCGCGATGATCCAGTTGCGTATCGAGGCGACGACGGCGGCGATGACAGGTTCGTTCCGCCGCAAGGAGCAGCCGACGGAATAG